From Eriocheir sinensis breed Jianghai 21 chromosome 65, ASM2467909v1, whole genome shotgun sequence, one genomic window encodes:
- the LOC126987615 gene encoding uncharacterized protein LOC126987615, whose protein sequence is MEGLMLAPNKPGLGNLIHATTTTTTTINNNNMSGGGGGGVGGGIPGLVSGGSGYLGMNSLTGISMGSRSSSASSAERSLLLGALATHMGVLDARENDAQTIIRKSELWDEVTRQFNAQTLAPRSRQQIQTLYKNMKAKARRYEARLAEVASGVPPPDPDPISEMLLGLLHQQMQHQRRHLQRLAVIDNFSHALTPPGHTLSGDGTMKPMNSHMDTTLLTPEQVMQVSLEEGLATDMEVKDEPQDHTFAASPECQLQKAEEEEEEEEAEEEEKEEAAGENIEEGESSLDIFANPGLTSPRPSSETPTSSSQQQGFLAGGAAGIDSNGQQHHQDGTTQRPFHSFTSAGQTFAPPASRVHSSGVPGSTNHRAPSPKIPIFLPFQSSPSPHVLPHGLPSRTHPGASGEADLMSMSAKRPKLEGVSDVGRFRGCGSSLTSRHYNCCCPDLHATQAEQEHHLRMKVLKEESEAKAKEHAARMRILLLEEELLRERLRVIGRRSEGVQGMEEEAGGVGGGDAGGGDEGEGDV, encoded by the exons ATGGAAGGACTCATGTTAGCACCGAATAAACCAGGACTTGGAAACCTCATacacgcaaccaccaccaccaccaccaccatcaacaacaataacatgagcggtggtggcggaggaggagtgggaggaggaatacCAGGATTAGTCAGCGGTGGGAGTGGCTACCTGGGCATGAACAGCCTCACTGGGATCAGCATgggaagcagaagcagcagcgCATCGTCAGCAGAGCGCTCACTCCTGCTGGGGGCGCTGGCGACTCACATGGGTGTGCTGGATGCGAGGGAGAATGACGCCCAGACGATCATCAGGAAGTCGGAGCTATGGGACGAAGTTACGAGGCAGTTCAACGCGCAGACCCTTGCCCCTCGATCCCGCCAGCAGATCCAGACGTTGTACAAAAACATGAAGGCGAAG GCGCGGCGTTATGAGGCTCGTCTGGCGGAGGTGGCGAGCGGTGTGCCTCCCCCTGACCCCGACCCTATATCGGAGATGCTGCTCGGCCTCCTCCACCAGCAAATGCAGCACCAGCGGCGCCACCTGCAGCGTCTGGCCGTGATCGACAACTTCAGCCACGCCCTCACGCCGCCCGGCCACACCCTGAGCGGCGATGGCACCATGAAGCCCATGAACTCTCACATGGACACGACCCTCTTGACCcccgaacag GTGATGCAGGTGTCCCTCGAGGAAGGACTCGCCACGGACATGGAGGTGAAGGATGAGCCTCAGGACCACACCTTTGCAGCCTCCCCGGAGTGCCAGCTGCagaaggccgaggaggaggaagaggaggaggaggcggaggaagaggagaaagaggaggcggcgggAGAAAACATTGAGGAGGGGGAGTCATCTCTGGATATTTTTGCGAACCCTGGCTTGACCTCTCCGCGCCCATCGTCTGAAACCCCCACTTCTTCATCCCAGCAGCAAGGGTTTCTAGCAGGTGGAGCAGCAGGGATAGATTCAAATGGGCAACAGCACCACCAGGACGGGACAACACAAAGGCCCTTCCATTCTTTTACCTCGGCGGGCCAGACTTTTGCGCCTCCCGCCTCCCGAGTCCACAGCTCTGGCGTTCCCGGCAGCACAAACCACCGGGCGCCCTCCCCCAAAATCCCTATCTTTCTTCCGTTCCAGTCTTCACCTTCCCCGCATGTCCTACCTCATGGGCTCCCCTCACGGACGCATCCTGGGGCCAGCGGTGAGGCAGATCTTATGTCCATGTCCGCAAAGAGACCCAAACTGGAAGGCGTGAGTGACGTGGGGCGGTTTAGAGGGTGTGGGAGCAGCCTGACCTCCCGCCATTACAACTGCTGCTGCCCCGACCTACACGCCACCCAGGCCGAGCAGGAACACCACCTGAGGATGAAGGTGCTGAAGGAGGAGTCTGAGGCGAAGGCAAAGGAACACGCCGCGAGGATGAGGATTCTTTTGCTGGAGGAAGAGCTTCTTAGAGAGAGGCTGCGGGTGATAGGGAGGAGAAGCGAGGGTGTgcaggggatggaagaggaagctggtggtgttggtggcggtgatgcaggtggtggtgatgagggtgaaggTGATGTGTGA